A genomic segment from Glycine soja cultivar W05 chromosome 20, ASM419377v2, whole genome shotgun sequence encodes:
- the LOC114403128 gene encoding mitochondrial uncoupling protein 3-like has protein sequence MKSGYQHGGVDTIHTKVFLTSLSAMVAETTTFPIDLIKTRLQLHGESLSSSHPTSAFRVGLGIIREQGALGLYSGLSPAIFRHMFYTPIRIVGYENLRNVVSADNASISIVGKAVVGGISGVVAQVIASPADLVKVRMQADGQRVSQGLQPWYSGPFDALNKIVCAEGFQGLWKGVFPNIQRAFLVNMGELACYDHAKQFVIRSRIADDNVYAHTLASIISGLAATSLSCPADVVKTRMMNQAAKKERKVLYNSSYDCLVKTVKVEGIRALWKGFFPTWARLGPWQFVFWVSYEKFRTFAGLSSF, from the exons ATGAAATCAGGCTATCAACATGGTGGAGTTGATACTATTCACACTAAGGTCTTTCTAACATCACTGTCAGCTATGGTGGCTGAGACCACAACTTTCCCCATAGACTTGATCAAGACCAGGCTCCAACTCCATGGTGAGTCACTTTCCTCGAGTCATCCCACTAGTGCATTTAGAGTAGGCTTGGGCATTATTCGTGAACAAGGTGCTCTTGGCCTTTACAGTGGCTTGTCGCCAGCAATTTTTAGACACATGTTCTACACGCCTATTCGAATTGTTGGGTATGAGAACCTGAGAAATGTGGTTTCTGCTGATAATGCTTCGATCTCTATTGTTGGCAAGGCTGTAGTTGGTGGAATCTCTGGTGTTGTGGCTCAG GTTATAGCCAGCCCAGCTGATCTTGTCAAGGTGAGGATGCAAGCTGATGGCCAAAGGGTGAGTCAAGGTCTTCAACCCTGGTATTCGGGGCCATTTGACGCTCTAAACAAAATTGTTTGTGCTGAAGGATTTCAAGGTCTGTGgaagggtgtttttcctaataTCCAAAGAGCCTTCTTAGTGAACATGGGAGAATTAGCCTGTTATGACCATGCTAAACAATTTGTTATTAGAAGTAGGATAGCTGATGATAATGTTTATGCCCACACTTTGGCTTCCATCATATCAGGTCTGGCAGCAACTTCTTTAAGTTGTCCAGCTGATGTTGTGAAGACTAGAATGATGAACCAGGCtgctaagaaggaaaggaaagtcTTATATAATAGCTCTTATGATTGCTTGGTAAAGACAGTTAAAGTTGAAGGAATAAGAGCATTGTGGAAAGGATTCTTCCCCACATGGGCAAGGCTTGGCCCATGGCAATTTGTGTTCTGGGTTTCCTATGAGAAGTTCAGGACATTTGCAGGGCTCTCTTCtttctaa